In the Sinomonas cyclohexanicum genome, GCTACCGCAGCGGCGAGCTCCCCCTCCTCGATGTGATCCGCCGCTACGGCGTGATCCTCGACTGGGGCACCGGGGAGCTCTTCCCCGACACGACGGCGCAGTTCCGCGCGCTCATGCAGCGGCGCTCCGCCGCGTCCTGGGCCTGACGGTCCTCGTCCGAGCCGCGGCTCACCCCTGAGACCGGGGTGCGGGGTCCGTTCCCCCGCACCCCTCCTCGGCCCCGTCCTTTCGCCCCCCTCTCCCCAGAATCTCTCTCCCAGAATCCCTAGATGTGGAGACCCCCATGTCCGCTTCACCGATCCAACAGTCCACTCCGTCCCCCACCGTCCCCGACACCCGCATGCGCCGCGGATCCCTCGCCATGGCCTGGTACGGGCTCGTGAGCGCGATGTTCTTCGTCTACATCGGCGCCGCCCTGGCCCTCGCGTACGGCACGGTCGACGCACTCATCGGGCTCGCCCTGACCATCGTGGTCTATGGAGCGGTCAACAAGGTCCTGTCCGCCTACGCCCTCCGGCACGGGCTGACGGTCCACCAGTTCTCGAGGACCCTTCTGGGCCGGGCGGGGGCGCTCCTGGCAACGCTCATCTTCGCGGCGACCGCGATCTACTACGCCGTCTTCGAGGGCTCGATCCTCGCGTTCGCCTTCCAGGCCCAGTTCGGAGGGAGCATGGCCCTGTGGTCGGCCATCGTCGTCCTCTACACCACTCCCCTCGTCTCCGGAGGCATCCAGCGGCGCCTCGACAAGGTCAACGGCCTCCTGCTGCCGCTCTACTGGGGCGGGCTCGTGGTCGCCGTCGTGTGGGCCGGCCTCGCGTACGGGTTCTCGGGCGACTGGCTCGCGCACGCCACGGCGTTCCTCCCCGTGGCCTCGGGCGGACCCGGTTGGCTCGCCTGCTTCGCCGCGTACATGGGCGTGTGGATCATGATGATGTACACGATGGACTTCGCCGCCCTCGGCCGGCCCCACGACGTCGCCTTCCACAGCCGCTGGACGTTCGGGTGGCTCTTCTACACGCTCGCGTTCGGCCTCAACGCGGTGGTCGGGATCTTCCTCACGTTCACCATCCCGGGTGTCCAGACCACGGAGACGGGGGTCGCCGCCGGTCTCGTGACGATGATGGGCCCCCTCGGCCTCCTGCTGGTCTTCGTCTCCCAGACGCGCATCAACACCGCGAACTACGCACTCGGCGCCTCCAACCTGCGTGAGTTCGCGGAGCGGACCCTACGCCTCCGCCTCCCGCGGCTCGCCTGGGCGATCATCACCTCGGCGATCATCTTCACCCTCATGCTCCTGCCGGTGGTCCAGTACCTGCTCGTGGCGCTTGCCTGGCAGGGCGCCCTCGTGACGGGTTGGGTGGGGATCGCCCTCACCCACCTCGTCATGGATCGCTTCTCGGGGCGTGGCGCGGACCACGCGGGCCTGCCGGATGCCAACTTCCGCGCCGTCTCAGTCCCCGGCGTCACGGCGTGGGTGGTCTCGGCCGCCGTCGGCATCGGTCTCATTGAATCCGGCCAGCCGTGGGGCGCCACGTGGGGCACCCTCGTGACCCCTGTTCTCGCGGCGGCCATCTACGCGGGCTTGCGCGTCGGGATGCGCCGGGACACGGCGCTCGTCCGCGGGCCCGTCGACGCCACGGCCTGAGGCACACCGGGCCCTGTCCTGCAGGCGTACGTGGTGGGCTCCCCCGTCGGGGGAGCCCACTGCTCTGCTGTCTCTCGCTGACCTATCCCCGCGTCCCCACGTCTGGC is a window encoding:
- a CDS encoding purine-cytosine permease family protein; the protein is MSASPIQQSTPSPTVPDTRMRRGSLAMAWYGLVSAMFFVYIGAALALAYGTVDALIGLALTIVVYGAVNKVLSAYALRHGLTVHQFSRTLLGRAGALLATLIFAATAIYYAVFEGSILAFAFQAQFGGSMALWSAIVVLYTTPLVSGGIQRRLDKVNGLLLPLYWGGLVVAVVWAGLAYGFSGDWLAHATAFLPVASGGPGWLACFAAYMGVWIMMMYTMDFAALGRPHDVAFHSRWTFGWLFYTLAFGLNAVVGIFLTFTIPGVQTTETGVAAGLVTMMGPLGLLLVFVSQTRINTANYALGASNLREFAERTLRLRLPRLAWAIITSAIIFTLMLLPVVQYLLVALAWQGALVTGWVGIALTHLVMDRFSGRGADHAGLPDANFRAVSVPGVTAWVVSAAVGIGLIESGQPWGATWGTLVTPVLAAAIYAGLRVGMRRDTALVRGPVDATA